Proteins encoded by one window of Thermodesulfobacteriota bacterium:
- a CDS encoding sigma-54 dependent transcriptional regulator, which yields MGKRILVVDDEAVVRKSFCRIFARSDVQVETAPSGHLALEVLQQTPFDLVVTDLKMPGMNGIEVLRAIKVLQPEVPVILVTGYSTVDTAVEAMKCGALDYVSKPFTPEEIRDKVLQALSRTKPAQPAAGEDVAGFGGIIGSSPAMQEVYRRIRQVAPTDSTVLIQGESGTGKELVARAIHDHSHRKSRPFVAVDCTSLAENLLESELFGHVKGSFTGAIRTKVGLFKVADGGTLFLDEVSNISLTVQAKLLRVLQEREITPIGGTQPVPIDIRLVTATNRDLKAMVTSGHFREDLYFRLNIIPIVLPPLRDRGGDVPLLAHFFLRKCSDELGKRIEGFNPEALAVLEAYTFHGNVRELENVVERAAVLCSGEQIRREDLELHDPSGVEDRPAAPQTVEELKYRKQRVREQAVVPVERAFVLEALRKNQWNVTRAAEATGMLRPNFQAMLKKLNISARDREG from the coding sequence ATGGGGAAGAGGATTCTCGTGGTGGACGACGAGGCTGTCGTCCGCAAGAGCTTCTGTCGGATCTTCGCCAGGTCCGACGTCCAGGTGGAGACCGCGCCTTCGGGGCATCTGGCCCTGGAGGTGTTGCAGCAGACCCCCTTCGACCTCGTCGTCACCGACCTGAAGATGCCCGGCATGAACGGCATCGAGGTGCTCCGCGCGATCAAGGTGCTCCAGCCGGAAGTGCCGGTGATCCTGGTTACGGGATACTCCACCGTCGATACGGCGGTGGAGGCCATGAAGTGCGGCGCGCTGGACTATGTCTCCAAGCCCTTTACCCCGGAAGAGATCCGGGACAAGGTCCTACAGGCCCTTTCTCGGACGAAACCAGCGCAGCCGGCGGCCGGAGAGGACGTTGCGGGCTTCGGCGGGATCATCGGCAGCAGTCCGGCCATGCAGGAGGTCTACCGCCGCATCCGGCAGGTGGCGCCCACCGACAGCACGGTGCTCATCCAGGGCGAGAGCGGCACCGGCAAGGAGCTCGTGGCCAGGGCCATCCACGACCACAGCCACCGGAAGAGCCGACCCTTCGTGGCGGTGGACTGTACCTCCCTGGCCGAAAACCTCTTGGAGAGCGAGCTTTTCGGGCACGTGAAGGGCTCGTTCACCGGGGCCATTCGGACCAAGGTGGGGCTCTTCAAGGTGGCGGACGGAGGCACCCTGTTCCTCGACGAGGTCTCCAACATCAGCCTCACCGTCCAGGCGAAGCTCCTGCGGGTGCTCCAGGAGCGCGAGATCACCCCCATCGGGGGCACCCAGCCCGTTCCCATCGACATTCGCCTCGTGACCGCCACCAACCGGGACCTGAAGGCCATGGTGACCTCCGGCCATTTTCGCGAAGACTTGTACTTTCGTCTCAACATCATCCCCATCGTCCTCCCGCCCCTGCGGGATCGGGGTGGGGACGTGCCCCTGCTGGCCCACTTCTTCCTGCGCAAGTGCTCCGACGAGCTGGGAAAGCGCATAGAAGGGTTCAATCCCGAGGCCTTGGCCGTCCTCGAGGCCTATACCTTCCACGGAAACGTGCGGGAGCTCGAAAACGTGGTGGAGCGCGCCGCGGTCCTGTGCTCCGGAGAACAGATTCGCCGCGAGGATCTGGAGCTGCACGACCCTTCCGGGGTCGAGGACCGGCCGGCGGCGCCCCAGACCGTTGAAGAGCTCAAGTACCGAAAGCAGCGGGTGCGGGAACAGGCGGTCGTGCCGGTCGAGCGGGCCTTCGTGCTGGAAGCCCTGCGAAAGAACCAGTGGAACGTCACCCGCGCGGCCGAGGCCACCGGGATGCTGCGCCCCAACTTCCAGGCCATGCTCAAGAAGCTCAACATCTCGGCCCGCGACCGGGAGGGCTGA